TAGGCGCCTGCCCCGCCGCCGATAGCAAGGCCCAGAACGATCAGCACGAAACCGCCGAAGGATGGCGTCGCCAGCACCAGCGTTGTGGCAATGGCAATGCCCATGCCGACCATGCCGTAGAGATTGCCGCGCCGGCTGGTGGCCGGATGCGACAGGCCGCGCAGCGCCAGGATGAACAGAACGCCAGAGACGAGATAGAGGAAAGCCGCGATATTGCTCAGCATGCCGCCCTCACTTGTCCTTCTTCTTGTACATCGCCAGCATGCGCTGGGTGACAAGGAAGCCACCGACGATATTGACCGAGACGAGAACCAGCGCCACGAAGCCGAAGCCCGTGGCAAGGCCGCTCGCCGAAATGCCCACGGCCAGCAGCGCACCGACGACGATGACCGAGGAGATGGCGTTCGTGACCGCCATCAGCGGCGTATGCAGGGCCGGCGTCACCGACCAGACGACATAATAGCCGACGAAGATCGCCAGCACGAAGATAGCCAGTTGGAAGACGAAAGGATCGATTGCTCCACCGGTTGCGGCACTGGCAACCTCCGGCGCCTGTGCTGCAGCGGCCGTAACGGCGGCAACGGCATCATTCAGTTGCTGGAGTGCCTGGTCCATTGCTTGGCTGGCCATCTCAGAGATCTCCCTTCTTGATCGTCGGCTGGTCGGGATCGACGAAATTCGGGTTCACGACCTCGCCGCCGTCGGTCAGCATCGTCGCCTTGATCAGCTCATCGGTGCGGTTGAGGGCAAGGCTCTTCGTATCCTTGTCGACCATCGTCTCCAGGAAGGTAACGAGGTTCTTGGCATAGAGGGCCGAGGCGCTGGCCGCGATCCGCCCGGCCATGTTGGGATATCCGACCACCTTGACACCCTCGACATCGGCGATCTTGCCGTATTCGGCCCCCTCGATATTGCCGCCGCGTTCGACCGCGAGATCGACGGCCACGGCGCCGGGGCGCATCGCCTTCAGCATGTCGCGCCCGACAAGGCGCGGCGCCGGTCGCCCCGGAATGAGCGCCGTGGTGATGACGATATCCTGCTTGGCGATGTGATCGGCGACAAGCGCCGCCTGCTTCGCCTGATACTCTTTCGACATTTCCTTGGCATAGCCGCCGGCAGTCTCCGCCGCCTTGAACTCTTCATCTTCGACCGCGATGAATTTCGCGCCGAGCGAAGCGACCTGTTCCTTCGCAGCCGGCCGCACGTCCGTCGCCGAAACGAGCGCGCCCAAGCGCCGTGCGGTGGCGATCGCCTGCAACCCGGCAACGCCAGCACCCATGACGAAGACCTTTGCCGCCGGAACCGTGCCCGCTGCCGTCATCATCATCGGCAGTGCCCGGTCATAGACGGCAGCAGCCTCGATCACGGCCTGATACCCTGCGAGATTGGCCTGTGAAGACAAGACGTCCATCGACTGCGCGCGGGTGATGCGCGGCATCAGTTCCATGGCGAAGCTTGTCAACCCTGCGCGCGCCATCTCGGCAAGAGCAGCCTCGTTGCCATAGGGATCCATGATGGCGATGACGATCGCGCCGCTCTTATAGCCGGAGATCTCCTTGCTCGTCGGGCGTCTGACCTTGAGGATGACATCCGCCGCCTTCGCATCCTTGATGGAACCGATCCGGGCGCCGATGGCTTCGTATTCGGTATCCGGAATGCGCGATAAAGTCCCCGCACCGGCTTCGATCACCACATCGAAACCCAGGTTCTTCATCTTCTTTACCGTCTCGACGGAAGCCGCAACACGCGTCTCCTCCGCCACGCTTTCCTTGGCCACGAAAACCAGATTGCTCAACGACGACACCTCGCATCAGACGGCGCCGCTCCTGAATGCGGCGGCGCTGTAGCCTGCAGAATCATGGGAAAGCGCGGGCGATCGGCCCGGCATCGATCAGCGCTGCAATATCAGCGCAACAGGACGACGCTGGCGATGGTCAGAACGATGAATATCAGGACGCCGCCGAGGAAACCGGCATGACCAAAGAAACCGGCCGCCATGGCGATCAACAATGCGGCAACGATCGCAGACCCGACCTTGGCGCCCGAGATGAAAAGATTATAGGTCTTCTCATGCTCCTTATAGTCCATGGGAGCACCCACTTCGGCGGGTCCAGTATGATGTTCGGCCATTCAGAATTCTCCCCTCAATCCTCTCCGCCGACAGACGATATAACTGCCAGCTGGAGCTCGTCCTCAAAAGTTGTGACAACCCGCAACGGGACACCGCAACCAATTTCCTCTACCGAGGGGTTACACAAAGCGGGGAAAAATGCAATGCACGAGAAGGTCGCAGGCGTGCATAGGCTGACGGAATCGCCGATGGATTTCGAAGACTCCTGCATCTAAACGAAGACGCCGGCTAGGTCGTGACATCGGACGGCAGGATTCTGCCCGCGCCCGGCTGCCGCCGGTGGAGACTGGCCACTCTCTCGACGACCTGCTCTTGCGGCACCGGCGGCGAAAATACATAGCCTTGGATGATATCAGCCAGGTTCCGCTCGACGACCAATGCCAGCTGCTCCAGCGTCTCGACACCTTCGATCACGATATGAAGGCTGAGTGCGCGGGAAAGATCGACGATACCGCATAGCAGCTTGAAACGGCGGCTATCCGTCGTGATGTCACGAACGAAAGACCGATCGATCTTCACGACATCCACAGGCAGGGTATCGAGATAGCTGAGGCTGGAAAATCCCGTTCCGAAATCGTCGATCGCAATCGTGATGCCTTTGGCGCGCAGATCGGCGAGGATGGAGCGAACGGTCGCCACCTCATCCATCAGGCAGCTTTCAGTAACCTCGAGATGCAGGCGGGATGGCTCCAATCCCGACGCATCAAGTGCCGCCGTGACGATTTTGACAATCTCACCATTGCGCAGATCCTGCGCCGAGAGATTGACGGAAACCGCGAGCGGCGCAGGCCATGAAGCACAATCCCTGCAGGCCTGGTTGACCATGAAGCGAGTGATGCCGGCAACGATGCCCATCTCCTCGGCAACCTGTACGAAAAGATCGGGCGGGATCGAGCCCTTTTCCGGATGAATCCAGCGTGCAAGCGCCTCACAGCATTCGATGCGGGAGCCATCCGGCGTGAACATCGGCTGATAGACGGCTTGAAGCCCGCCGGTTTCCACCGCCTCACGCAGATCATCCTTCAGCTTCTGCCGCTCGACATAGCGTGCGTCCATCTCCTGCTCGAAGGCACTGCAGCCGCCCCTCAGCCGCGATTTGGCATCGAAAAGCGCGAGATCCACCTTGATCTGCCACTCCTCCGGGCGAAACTCACGGCTGGACATGGTCATGTATCCGCCGCTGACGGAAATCCGGAAACTGCTGTCTGCCACGCTGTAGGTGCCGGCCATTGCCGCATGCAGGGCGCGGATGCGGGCATCGATATTCGGGGCATCGTCTTCATTCGGAAAGAACAGCACGAATTGATCGCCGACAAGACGAGCGGCAATCGCTGCGGTGCCGGCAAGCTGCTTCAGGCGCTCGGCTATGGCGACCAGCAGGCGGTCCCCGGCAACATGCCCCTTGGTATCGTTGACGTGCTTGAAGTCATCGATATCGAGGACCAGAATCCCGATGCGGCTTTCCCGCTTGCGCGCCGCCAGCCTCTCCTTGACCAGATCCATGAAATATTCGCGATTCGGCAGCCCCGTCAAAGGGTCGTAGCGCACCATATGCAGGATCTTGCGCTCCGCCCGAACACGCACCGTCACATCTTCGAAAATCAGGATCACGATCCCGTCGATGCGGCGGCTGGCCGAAAATTCCAGGAACTGATCCTCATTGAATTGGATGAGCGTTCGCGACAGCGTGCCGCTGACGAGCTGTGCCAGCTGCCGCTGGATGAGTCCGGGCAGCGATCCGTCGATGAAAGCATGGCGAGCGCCGTAGCGCAGAACGACATCGAATTCGCAGTCCTTGAGCCGCTGCGGATCGGCAAAATTCAGGAGCTCGCATGCCTTGCGATTGACGACCAGAATGCGGTTCTGGGCATCAAGCATGAACAGCCCGTGCGTCATGCTGTTCAACGCGGTGTCGAACCTGTCGGCCATCAGCGATATCTCGCGCGAAGCGGTGATGTTCCTGTAGAGAAATTCGCGCATGCCATTCGCCATTGCGCGTGTCGTCAGCCCGAACGGAATGAGCATGAGGGAGGCTATTGCCTTGTAAGGCTGCTGCAACAGCAGACAGGCAATGATAATCGGCACACAGCAGGCGAGAATTTGAAGATCCACCGCCCGGGGCGAACCATAGTTGCGGCCGACGATCGACACCATCGACGCCATGGTGACGGCGACGCAGATGAATTCCGCCAACGGATCGCGCAGAATGAGGATGGCATAGCTGCTGCCGATGCCGAGGATGGCCGCCGTCGCCGCCGCGCCGATCACATAGCTCGTTTCCCAGCCGGCAATATCGGCGCGCGTAAGATCATTCTTATCCGCAGCGTCGAACAGCCGGAACAAATGGATGCGTAAGCCAAAGACAACCGCAAACCCCACGCAAAAGGCCAGATAGATGCCGGCATGCGTGCTCAGGAAAACGAGAACATATGTCAGGATATGAACGAACACGCCCGTAAAGAGCGTTTTGCGATTTCCGAAAAGCGAACTGACGAACGACAGATAAACATCCGTCGGCACGGTGTCCGGGCTTGGAGGCTTCATTCAGACTTCCCCTGATGCGGCGGACACCCTAGTGGAAACCCTTTAAAATTTACTTGCCCGAACAGAACCCATTTAGACAGATTTTCCAGTCAAAGCGGCAGCTTAAGTTGAAGCTGGATCATGATCAGCACTGCACTGGCACAATGATTCCCGGCTTCCCCCGAGACGGATACAATATTTAAATCACTAATAAAGAAAACTATATATATCAAAAGACTTATGAAATACGATTACAACTTGCCCGCCCGCTGCTGGATCATCATGAAGGTATCGAAAGTATACTCGGAAAGCTGCATCCAAAGATAGGCATCTTTCTTGTAGGCGACCTGATCCTCATAGATGCGCTTGAAATAATCATTTGACTTGGAGAGATCGGCATAAAGCGCGCTGGCTGCCTGGAAGCAGGCCTCCATGATCTCCTGGCTGAAAGGTCTGAGCGTCACACCCTGCTGCACGATATCCTTCAGTGCCTGGGGATTTTTGACGTCGTATTTCGCCAGCATGTTGGTGTTGGCGAAGGCGCAGGCGTCGCCGAGAATTGCCTGATAGCTTTTCGGCAGGGCATTCCATTTTTCCAGATTGAAGAAGGCATGCACCACGGCGCCGCCTTCCCACCAGCCGGGATAATAATAGTATTTGGCGATCTTCTGCAGACCGAGTTTCAGGTCGTCGTAGGGGCCGACCCATTCGGCCGCATCGACCGTGCCCTTGCTCAGCGCATCATAGACACCGTTGACCGCAATATCCTGCTGCGGGACGACTCCGATCTTCTCGATCACCTTGCCGGCCAGGCCGGCGATACGCATCTTCAGACCCTTGAGATCGTCGAGCGTATTGATTTCCTTGCGAAACCAACCACCCATCTGCGCGCCGGTGTTGCCTGCTGGAAGCCCTAAGATGCCCTGGGTCGCATAGAACTCGTTCATCAGCTTATTGCCGTTGCCCTGGTAGAACCAGGCATTGGTCAGCCGGGCATTGAGGCCGAATGGCAGCGCCGTGCCGATGGCATAGGTCGGATCTTTTTGCCAGAAATAATAGGAGCAGGTGTGCGCGGCATCAACGGCGCCGGCACTGACCGCATCGGCAGCCTGTGCACCAGGAACGATCTCACCGGCCTCATAGGTCTGGATGACGAAATTGCCGTTGGTCGCGTCGGAAACATGCGCGGCAATATCTTCCGCGCCGCCATAGATCGTATCCAGGCTCTTGGGGAAGGAGGAGGTCATCTTCCAGGTGATCTTCGGATATTCCTGGGCAAGGGCCGGGCTCGCAAGCGCGGAAGCGGCAGCACCTGCGCCAACAGCTCCTGCCCGCCTGATGAAGGAACGGCGATCCATCGAATTCTCCCATACGGACGGCATTACTGGGGAACGGCGCGTCCCCGTCACGGCGCAAGCGATGGAGCTAACCATGCCGCACCCGGTCTTTCAAGTTTGCTCTTGCACCGCATTATGGCGATTCCTGTACATCGGCGTAACGAGCCGACACAAAGCCTTGTGAAAACCTCTGCGCGTTGCCGGCCGGGCCGTATTCGCGTAAGTTCGTAAGGCGCAAGTCGCCCTCGGATCGACATCATGATCGTCCAGAGGTCCAATGAACAAATGTCTGCAGCCTTCGGAGCCTTGCATGCCCAGACCGATCATCGCCATTCCCGCCGATATCCGCGAGTTCGATGGCACCAGCTGGCATGCGGTGCAGCTGCAATATGTACGCGCTGCCGTGAAGGCTGCGGGATTGATGGCGCTGATCGTTCCCGCACTTGAGTATGATAATGATGCCGACGCCATTCTGGACAGGGTCGACGGGCTGCTCGTTTCCGGTTCGGCGACCAATGTGCATCCGTCTCTCTATGGAAAAGAAGCAAGGGATAGCGATGGCCCCTTCGATCCGGCGCGAGACGCGACTTCGCTGCCGCTCATCCGCCGCGCCATCGACCGGGCCATTCCGATGCTCGCTATCTGCCGCGGCATTCAGGAACTGAATGTTGCCCTTGGCGGCACGCTTGCCAGCGAAATCCAGGACCAGCCGGGCATCTGGGATCACCGCAAGCCGCCGAATGTCGATCGTGATACGATGTATTCGATCCGCCAGAGCGTCTTCGTCAAGGAAGGCTCCTGCAT
The Rhizobium sp. 11515TR DNA segment above includes these coding regions:
- a CDS encoding NAD(P) transhydrogenase subunit alpha — protein: MASQAMDQALQQLNDAVAAVTAAAAQAPEVASAATGGAIDPFVFQLAIFVLAIFVGYYVVWSVTPALHTPLMAVTNAISSVIVVGALLAVGISASGLATGFGFVALVLVSVNIVGGFLVTQRMLAMYKKKDK
- a CDS encoding Re/Si-specific NAD(P)(+) transhydrogenase subunit alpha, giving the protein MSNLVFVAKESVAEETRVAASVETVKKMKNLGFDVVIEAGAGTLSRIPDTEYEAIGARIGSIKDAKAADVILKVRRPTSKEISGYKSGAIVIAIMDPYGNEAALAEMARAGLTSFAMELMPRITRAQSMDVLSSQANLAGYQAVIEAAAVYDRALPMMMTAAGTVPAAKVFVMGAGVAGLQAIATARRLGALVSATDVRPAAKEQVASLGAKFIAVEDEEFKAAETAGGYAKEMSKEYQAKQAALVADHIAKQDIVITTALIPGRPAPRLVGRDMLKAMRPGAVAVDLAVERGGNIEGAEYGKIADVEGVKVVGYPNMAGRIAASASALYAKNLVTFLETMVDKDTKSLALNRTDELIKATMLTDGGEVVNPNFVDPDQPTIKKGDL
- a CDS encoding aa3-type cytochrome c oxidase subunit IV, whose protein sequence is MAEHHTGPAEVGAPMDYKEHEKTYNLFISGAKVGSAIVAALLIAMAAGFFGHAGFLGGVLIFIVLTIASVVLLR
- a CDS encoding putative bifunctional diguanylate cyclase/phosphodiesterase, producing MKPPSPDTVPTDVYLSFVSSLFGNRKTLFTGVFVHILTYVLVFLSTHAGIYLAFCVGFAVVFGLRIHLFRLFDAADKNDLTRADIAGWETSYVIGAAATAAILGIGSSYAILILRDPLAEFICVAVTMASMVSIVGRNYGSPRAVDLQILACCVPIIIACLLLQQPYKAIASLMLIPFGLTTRAMANGMREFLYRNITASREISLMADRFDTALNSMTHGLFMLDAQNRILVVNRKACELLNFADPQRLKDCEFDVVLRYGARHAFIDGSLPGLIQRQLAQLVSGTLSRTLIQFNEDQFLEFSASRRIDGIVILIFEDVTVRVRAERKILHMVRYDPLTGLPNREYFMDLVKERLAARKRESRIGILVLDIDDFKHVNDTKGHVAGDRLLVAIAERLKQLAGTAAIAARLVGDQFVLFFPNEDDAPNIDARIRALHAAMAGTYSVADSSFRISVSGGYMTMSSREFRPEEWQIKVDLALFDAKSRLRGGCSAFEQEMDARYVERQKLKDDLREAVETGGLQAVYQPMFTPDGSRIECCEALARWIHPEKGSIPPDLFVQVAEEMGIVAGITRFMVNQACRDCASWPAPLAVSVNLSAQDLRNGEIVKIVTAALDASGLEPSRLHLEVTESCLMDEVATVRSILADLRAKGITIAIDDFGTGFSSLSYLDTLPVDVVKIDRSFVRDITTDSRRFKLLCGIVDLSRALSLHIVIEGVETLEQLALVVERNLADIIQGYVFSPPVPQEQVVERVASLHRRQPGAGRILPSDVTT
- a CDS encoding TRAP transporter substrate-binding protein, translated to MDRRSFIRRAGAVGAGAAASALASPALAQEYPKITWKMTSSFPKSLDTIYGGAEDIAAHVSDATNGNFVIQTYEAGEIVPGAQAADAVSAGAVDAAHTCSYYFWQKDPTYAIGTALPFGLNARLTNAWFYQGNGNKLMNEFYATQGILGLPAGNTGAQMGGWFRKEINTLDDLKGLKMRIAGLAGKVIEKIGVVPQQDIAVNGVYDALSKGTVDAAEWVGPYDDLKLGLQKIAKYYYYPGWWEGGAVVHAFFNLEKWNALPKSYQAILGDACAFANTNMLAKYDVKNPQALKDIVQQGVTLRPFSQEIMEACFQAASALYADLSKSNDYFKRIYEDQVAYKKDAYLWMQLSEYTFDTFMMIQQRAGKL
- a CDS encoding gamma-glutamyl-gamma-aminobutyrate hydrolase family protein, whose amino-acid sequence is MPRPIIAIPADIREFDGTSWHAVQLQYVRAAVKAAGLMALIVPALEYDNDADAILDRVDGLLVSGSATNVHPSLYGKEARDSDGPFDPARDATSLPLIRRAIDRAIPMLAICRGIQELNVALGGTLASEIQDQPGIWDHRKPPNVDRDTMYSIRQSVFVKEGSCIARVVGSGEVRVNSLHRQAIADTAPRLQVEALAEDGTIEAVSVIGAKAFAVGVQWHPEYWAETDSPSLKLFTAFGDAVRDYAASKERPAVAPYPQKAI